One region of Pseudoalteromonas galatheae genomic DNA includes:
- a CDS encoding LysR family transcriptional regulator, protein MKSITEEDLFVLTVESGSLKSAAEVIGTDPSSVSRKLANLESRLGVKLLQRSTKQTAATEVGLEYYKGVKQLLDEKRELEESISGTSTLPSGTLRVAAPHDFAERFIAPVIQTMITTYPDLNIELLLGSHFEDLKAKQIDIAIRIGKLDDSSLICRQLGHVPRVLVASKAYIERMGQPQRFSDLSKLDFIFYNKPKLGDQLILGKGLHREAVAVSGKLVANSVAVLKNWVNAGLGVHYGPLWAFKDELTMGSCVQLLPELHDESYPIHALYLSKQYTPAKVREFVELLTSTYQQYRFD, encoded by the coding sequence ATGAAATCGATTACTGAAGAAGATTTGTTTGTTCTTACCGTTGAATCTGGCAGCCTCAAATCTGCGGCTGAAGTGATAGGTACCGATCCCTCCTCGGTAAGCCGAAAACTCGCAAACTTAGAAAGTCGATTAGGAGTAAAACTTTTACAGCGCTCCACTAAGCAAACGGCCGCAACTGAAGTTGGGCTTGAGTACTATAAAGGCGTAAAACAATTACTAGATGAAAAAAGAGAATTGGAAGAGTCGATTTCAGGCACCTCCACACTGCCTTCTGGTACATTAAGAGTTGCAGCGCCACACGACTTCGCCGAGCGCTTCATTGCTCCTGTGATACAAACCATGATAACCACCTATCCAGACCTCAATATTGAGTTACTACTCGGCAGTCATTTTGAAGATCTCAAGGCTAAACAAATCGATATTGCAATTAGGATTGGCAAACTGGATGACTCCTCCTTGATTTGCCGACAACTTGGCCATGTACCACGGGTCTTGGTGGCCTCTAAAGCGTATATTGAGCGCATGGGACAACCACAACGCTTTAGCGATTTAAGCAAACTGGATTTTATCTTTTACAATAAACCTAAGCTTGGTGATCAGCTCATTCTCGGTAAAGGCCTGCATCGTGAAGCCGTTGCGGTAAGTGGTAAACTCGTCGCCAACAGTGTTGCTGTACTAAAAAATTGGGTAAACGCTGGCCTTGGTGTGCATTACGGGCCGCTATGGGCATTTAAAGATGAATTAACTATGGGCAGTTGTGTGCAGCTACTACCTGAACTACACGATGAAAGTTATCCTATCCACGCACTGTACTTGTCGAAGCAATATACTCCCGCAAAGGTACGGGAGTTTGTTGAGCTATTGACTTCAACCTATCAGCAATACCGCTTCGATTAA
- a CDS encoding S8 family serine peptidase, translating to MSNKLKLSVVAASVCGALAMTSAHASVNLSSEVKTGINGFEYKSTNHAKPTNPIKAESKHYYIVRLEGNALAKTKGAINSERSGNGLMMQSQAVKTQRQALAQERNSFSQKLSQTIPGAQIDRHYDATMNAVVVKSEKDIFEQLKSLPGVTRVFKEERYHAQMDSSLSLINAPVVWEKLGGDRNVGKGIRVAVIDSGITPTNPMFDDTGMEAPTDGLPSDDYCRKVDTSFCNNKLIVARYSVPTFEQPDFQTFSPLDLDGHGTHVAGTAVGSAVTADYNGNTVELSGVAPGAYLMSYKALYEEGGSNIMLIEALEHALEDGADVINNSWGGGYGSHPENSAYAEVFENIRAAGVVAVVSAGNGGAGASTIGGPANLESVISVANTQHGRIFTTGMSLDGGENILHVTSSDTEHSTVISAKPVAAEKVDAENVTGCQPFPAGSFTDAFAVVSRGDCNFSVKVKNAADAGAKAIVVYNNRVGTPFVMATAGETLPAFMVSQEDGEAIIAAASADGFDGKLAVDGVNRTAISEAARDSMRESSSRGPNGDPSIFKPNVAAPGTNILSAHLAVDGVANFAELSGTSMAGPHIAGAAALLKQQYPDWTPEEIKSALANTSVTEGLKKEDEVTPADGFDVGAGRFDLDKAFNAKVTFSEMGLSETQCIESCDYSVTVKNMTAEAMNLHFKGVAIGGGVAVKDLTSSVELAPRGEEGDAKSASITLSITGSDLDAWQFGRIEAYNDAGERVGHVPLAAFASSTSLPGLAVSTSGASNSAEFDVNLGFVNDVIDGQVTLDSVLPSSLEVIPDSFKVSMDNGNQILAGADIPTRHIAWTGKLDKSSIKSAIEAGINIDLKARKEYRPTCEDSCDDSDFKFNLANIGDGYTFKLGGVEYSYITITSNGLIVAGNGSASGTGSNEAIPSVNGQNGLIAPLWADFDLQGPDEAVGGAVYVALLSFGDDPENLTHYFVTEWADARLFEDTSGDEYTFQSWIRLNGEEEHFFNYVKVPKMPSKATVGIEDSNGIVGLQTYHNGEGTAPVAGQVIAYEYNKGGAVNLGVKVKLAENAHIKAGVADTIEMDEDTSSEAIDVLANDDAQHIDLIPVTLTVKGSENQRAVQSVSFANPEGGFDAATLAVVDAPANGAVEIKEGKVIYTPEADFNGVDSFTYTAKAAGESTLMLAPTKVTVNVADVAEATTPPVVEEPVEVGTGSSGSFGWLALLAAPFAALRRRRK from the coding sequence ATGTCCAATAAACTAAAACTATCAGTGGTTGCCGCATCAGTGTGTGGCGCATTAGCGATGACAAGCGCTCATGCTAGTGTAAACCTAAGCTCAGAAGTGAAAACAGGGATTAACGGGTTTGAGTACAAATCAACTAACCACGCTAAACCAACAAACCCCATTAAAGCAGAAAGTAAGCACTATTATATCGTTCGATTAGAAGGCAATGCTTTGGCGAAAACCAAAGGCGCAATCAATTCAGAACGAAGCGGCAACGGTCTGATGATGCAATCTCAAGCCGTTAAGACGCAGAGGCAAGCCCTTGCTCAGGAACGTAATTCATTCTCGCAAAAACTTTCTCAAACTATTCCTGGAGCTCAAATCGATCGTCATTATGATGCAACGATGAATGCGGTTGTTGTTAAATCAGAAAAGGATATATTTGAACAACTTAAATCATTACCTGGTGTAACGCGCGTATTTAAAGAAGAGCGCTATCACGCTCAGATGGACTCATCGCTTTCTTTAATCAATGCACCTGTAGTGTGGGAAAAGCTTGGTGGTGACCGAAATGTTGGTAAAGGTATTCGAGTAGCAGTTATTGACTCTGGGATTACTCCGACTAATCCTATGTTTGACGACACTGGTATGGAAGCGCCTACAGACGGCTTACCATCAGACGATTACTGCCGAAAAGTGGATACCTCATTCTGTAACAACAAACTAATTGTAGCCCGTTACTCTGTACCTACTTTTGAACAACCTGACTTTCAAACTTTTAGCCCATTAGACCTTGACGGTCACGGTACTCACGTTGCGGGTACTGCGGTAGGTTCAGCGGTAACTGCTGACTATAACGGTAATACCGTTGAGTTGAGTGGCGTCGCACCAGGCGCGTACCTCATGAGCTACAAAGCTCTATATGAAGAGGGCGGCTCTAATATTATGTTAATTGAGGCGTTGGAGCACGCATTAGAAGACGGTGCTGATGTAATCAACAACTCTTGGGGTGGTGGCTATGGTTCACACCCTGAAAATAGTGCTTATGCTGAAGTTTTTGAAAATATCAGAGCAGCGGGTGTTGTTGCAGTTGTTTCTGCTGGTAATGGCGGTGCTGGCGCTAGCACCATTGGTGGTCCAGCTAACCTTGAATCAGTTATTTCGGTGGCAAACACTCAGCACGGCCGTATCTTCACTACTGGCATGTCATTAGACGGTGGAGAAAATATTCTTCACGTAACGAGTTCAGATACAGAACATAGTACGGTTATCTCTGCTAAACCAGTAGCAGCGGAAAAAGTTGATGCAGAGAATGTAACTGGTTGTCAGCCTTTCCCAGCTGGCTCTTTCACCGATGCTTTTGCTGTAGTGTCTCGAGGCGATTGTAATTTCTCAGTTAAAGTTAAAAATGCTGCTGATGCCGGTGCTAAAGCTATTGTTGTTTATAATAATCGCGTAGGTACACCTTTTGTGATGGCGACCGCAGGCGAAACCCTTCCTGCATTCATGGTTAGCCAAGAAGATGGTGAAGCGATTATTGCAGCCGCTTCTGCAGACGGATTTGATGGTAAGCTTGCCGTTGACGGTGTAAATCGTACCGCGATTAGTGAAGCTGCTCGTGATTCAATGCGTGAGTCTTCGTCACGAGGCCCTAACGGCGATCCATCTATCTTTAAGCCAAACGTTGCAGCGCCAGGCACTAATATTCTATCTGCGCACTTGGCGGTAGACGGTGTTGCGAATTTCGCTGAGCTTTCTGGTACGTCAATGGCAGGTCCACACATTGCCGGTGCTGCAGCACTTCTTAAGCAGCAATATCCGGACTGGACCCCTGAAGAAATCAAATCAGCATTGGCCAATACCAGTGTTACTGAAGGTTTGAAGAAAGAAGATGAAGTGACTCCGGCTGACGGCTTTGATGTTGGTGCAGGACGCTTTGATTTAGATAAAGCATTTAACGCAAAAGTGACTTTCTCTGAGATGGGATTGTCTGAAACTCAATGTATTGAAAGCTGTGATTACAGCGTTACTGTGAAAAACATGACTGCTGAAGCAATGAACCTGCACTTTAAGGGCGTTGCGATAGGTGGTGGTGTTGCTGTTAAGGATCTAACGTCTTCTGTCGAATTAGCACCTCGTGGTGAGGAAGGCGATGCTAAGTCAGCATCAATAACACTTAGCATTACGGGTTCCGATCTGGATGCATGGCAGTTTGGTCGTATTGAAGCGTACAATGATGCGGGAGAGCGTGTCGGTCACGTACCTCTTGCTGCATTTGCATCATCAACGTCTCTTCCTGGTTTAGCTGTGTCTACATCAGGGGCTTCAAATTCAGCAGAATTTGATGTGAATTTAGGTTTTGTGAATGATGTTATTGACGGTCAAGTTACTCTTGACTCAGTATTGCCTAGTTCACTTGAAGTAATCCCAGACAGCTTTAAGGTTTCTATGGATAATGGCAACCAAATCCTTGCTGGTGCAGATATTCCAACTCGCCACATTGCTTGGACAGGAAAGCTTGACAAATCATCTATAAAAAGCGCAATTGAGGCTGGAATAAATATTGACCTTAAAGCTCGAAAGGAATATCGACCAACCTGTGAAGATTCGTGTGATGATTCAGATTTTAAATTTAACTTAGCAAACATTGGTGATGGCTATACGTTCAAGTTAGGTGGTGTTGAATATAGTTATATTACGATCACCTCAAATGGCTTGATTGTTGCCGGCAATGGTTCAGCTAGTGGTACAGGCTCTAATGAAGCGATACCATCAGTTAATGGACAAAACGGTTTGATCGCCCCGCTTTGGGCTGACTTTGATCTTCAAGGGCCTGATGAAGCTGTTGGCGGTGCAGTTTATGTTGCACTTCTGTCGTTTGGGGACGATCCTGAAAACCTAACACACTACTTTGTAACTGAATGGGCTGACGCGAGATTATTCGAAGACACTTCGGGTGATGAATACACTTTCCAATCTTGGATCCGTCTAAATGGTGAAGAAGAGCACTTCTTCAACTATGTAAAAGTGCCAAAAATGCCAAGTAAAGCAACGGTTGGTATAGAGGATTCAAATGGTATTGTTGGTCTTCAGACGTATCACAATGGTGAAGGTACTGCGCCAGTTGCTGGACAAGTTATCGCTTATGAATATAACAAGGGTGGTGCGGTAAATCTTGGTGTTAAAGTTAAGCTTGCTGAAAATGCACATATCAAAGCAGGTGTAGCAGATACAATAGAGATGGATGAAGACACGTCATCTGAAGCTATTGATGTTTTAGCGAATGATGATGCTCAACATATTGACCTTATTCCTGTGACGCTAACGGTGAAAGGCAGCGAAAATCAGCGCGCGGTACAAAGCGTATCGTTTGCCAATCCTGAAGGTGGCTTTGATGCTGCAACACTAGCGGTTGTTGATGCTCCTGCTAATGGTGCTGTTGAAATCAAAGAAGGTAAAGTCATCTATACCCCTGAAGCAGACTTTAACGGCGTAGATAGCTTCACATACACAGCGAAGGCCGCTGGTGAAAGTACGTTGATGCTTGCACCAACCAAGGTAACTGTGAATGTTGCTGATGTTGCAGAGGCTACGACACCACCAGTAGTGGAAGAGCCAGTTGAAGTTGGTACTGGCTCGTCGGGTTCATTTGGCTGGTTAGCTTTACTGGCAGCACCATTTGCGGCACTTCGTCGTAGACGCAAATAA
- a CDS encoding GNAT family N-acetyltransferase codes for MENRTFNIKVMNLTELEIAAKWALQEGWNPGLSDAKCYYQADPNGFLIGYLGDEPIASISVVKYDDTFGFLGFYIVKPEYRGQGYGMQIWQAGLQYLAGCNVALDGVVAQQDNYKKSGFKLAYRNMRYEGVGGGEAPDCSNLVALERLPVEEVIAYDSAFFPAKRVAFVDAWFNQPNCHALGIKQDDTLAAIGVIRPCHVGYKIGPLYADSAELAETLFLALRAKVSTTEAIYLDVPEVNAAAVALAQKYKMSLSFETARMYTGEQPDLPLTRVFGVTSFEIG; via the coding sequence GTGGAAAATAGAACATTCAATATAAAAGTAATGAACTTAACTGAATTAGAAATTGCAGCAAAATGGGCTCTGCAAGAAGGGTGGAACCCTGGGCTTAGTGATGCTAAGTGCTACTATCAAGCCGATCCAAATGGCTTTTTAATTGGCTATCTTGGCGATGAACCTATCGCTTCGATTTCGGTGGTTAAATATGATGATACATTTGGTTTTTTAGGCTTTTATATCGTTAAGCCAGAATATCGAGGTCAGGGTTATGGAATGCAGATTTGGCAGGCAGGGCTTCAATATTTAGCTGGTTGTAACGTCGCACTTGATGGAGTGGTCGCTCAGCAAGATAATTACAAAAAATCGGGTTTTAAGCTCGCCTATCGTAATATGCGCTACGAAGGAGTGGGTGGTGGCGAAGCGCCAGATTGCTCAAACTTAGTGGCACTTGAAAGGTTACCGGTAGAAGAGGTCATTGCTTATGACAGTGCGTTTTTCCCCGCAAAAAGAGTCGCTTTTGTTGACGCTTGGTTTAACCAGCCAAACTGCCACGCTTTAGGCATTAAACAGGATGACACACTTGCAGCCATAGGTGTGATTCGCCCTTGTCACGTCGGCTATAAAATAGGTCCTCTTTACGCTGATAGCGCGGAACTTGCAGAGACACTTTTCTTAGCGCTTAGAGCTAAGGTATCAACAACCGAGGCCATCTATTTGGACGTGCCAGAAGTAAATGCAGCTGCTGTTGCGCTTGCACAAAAGTACAAGATGTCACTTTCCTTTGAAACCGCGAGAATGTATACCGGTGAACAACCTGATTTACCATTAACTCGTGTGTTTGGTGTAACATCGTTTGAGATTGGTTAA
- a CDS encoding sensor histidine kinase, which yields MKTKQLRNRIITYFVSIVVLLSVLFSLITLLFSYIIEDSFFYQILEDERKQTALQIINNQTPEPHFDFVTFHPTTDTLPAVVKTLLAEEPNRKEFSAEAGKHYHIVFLNKHDRGQGILLAEVSDHLVVRELRGLMLGFSLALLVIGLVIALLLALGTVKLAKRLLKPLDELMVIVEASPVENLPTNFASQFSQNEIGKFAQTLESALTRIRAFVERERQFTRDISHELRTPVTISQGAVSLLNHTELNSKQQELVARIAESDQQIQLTLEALLALAREKADTPEQTNLQSVIEACIINNQALFEHKVLTIDLPANVFVSMAAQELRLVVQNLLQNAVHHSQGEQIHIRYRDNTLTIADNGQGLSEIFTANEQAFESGMRGPNSSGTGIGLSLVKRLCEKFSVEVMIESGETGVSVHLKFA from the coding sequence ATGAAAACAAAACAACTAAGAAACCGCATCATCACTTATTTTGTCTCTATCGTCGTGCTGCTCAGTGTATTATTTTCACTGATCACTTTGCTTTTTAGCTACATCATAGAAGACAGCTTTTTTTATCAAATTTTAGAAGATGAAAGAAAGCAGACAGCGCTTCAAATCATCAATAACCAGACACCTGAACCGCATTTTGACTTCGTCACATTTCATCCAACAACCGATACTTTACCTGCGGTGGTAAAAACGCTACTTGCTGAGGAGCCAAACCGTAAAGAGTTTAGTGCTGAGGCGGGTAAACATTATCATATCGTCTTTCTAAACAAGCATGACCGTGGACAAGGCATATTGCTTGCTGAAGTAAGCGACCATCTTGTGGTACGCGAACTTCGAGGCTTGATGCTTGGTTTTTCATTGGCCTTATTGGTGATTGGCTTAGTAATCGCGCTATTGCTAGCGCTTGGTACGGTAAAGCTGGCGAAAAGACTACTTAAACCTTTGGATGAGCTAATGGTAATTGTAGAAGCAAGTCCCGTTGAAAACCTCCCGACCAATTTTGCATCTCAGTTTTCGCAAAATGAAATTGGTAAATTTGCACAAACGCTAGAGTCAGCCCTTACTCGCATTCGAGCATTCGTTGAGCGTGAACGCCAATTTACCAGAGATATTTCCCATGAATTGAGAACACCTGTCACCATTTCCCAAGGGGCGGTCAGTTTACTCAACCATACTGAGTTAAATAGTAAACAGCAGGAATTGGTGGCAAGGATAGCGGAGTCTGACCAGCAGATACAGCTAACACTAGAGGCGCTACTTGCCCTTGCCCGAGAAAAAGCCGATACACCGGAACAGACTAATCTACAATCCGTGATTGAAGCCTGCATTATCAACAATCAAGCGCTGTTTGAGCATAAAGTCCTAACTATCGACTTACCCGCCAATGTATTTGTTTCTATGGCTGCGCAGGAGCTAAGATTGGTGGTGCAAAACCTGCTACAGAACGCTGTACATCATAGCCAAGGTGAGCAAATCCATATTCGTTACAGAGATAATACACTAACAATTGCGGATAATGGGCAAGGGTTATCAGAGATCTTTACTGCAAACGAGCAAGCCTTTGAGTCTGGAATGCGCGGTCCCAATAGTTCAGGCACAGGCATTGGCTTATCGCTAGTAAAGCGTCTTTGTGAGAAGTTTTCTGTGGAGGTGATGATTGAAAGTGGCGAAACAGGTGTGTCGGTTCACTTAAAGTTTGCTTAA
- a CDS encoding response regulator transcription factor, whose amino-acid sequence MKTSSQLNILVIEDNSAIASNIADYFDMQGHSLDFAYTGEQGCELALTQYFDCIILDIMLPDIEGLEVCQRLRLQADRHIPIIMLTARDTLDDKLAGFAQGADDYLTKPFSLEELVARVSALTCRLNPIPAARALSVGEADKQVTLNYQNQTVTRGETTLVLPPILFNILKILMESYPRAVSKSELVERIWGEEGTDSDSLRSHIYQLRKAVDKPFPTAIIKTIHSVGLVLDL is encoded by the coding sequence ATGAAAACAAGCTCACAACTCAATATATTAGTAATTGAAGACAACTCCGCGATTGCAAGTAATATTGCTGATTACTTCGATATGCAGGGACATAGTCTGGACTTTGCTTATACGGGAGAGCAAGGTTGTGAGCTTGCACTAACACAATATTTTGACTGTATTATTTTGGATATTATGCTGCCAGATATCGAAGGGCTTGAGGTCTGCCAGCGATTAAGACTTCAAGCCGACAGGCATATTCCCATCATAATGTTAACTGCTAGAGATACTTTGGACGATAAATTAGCAGGATTTGCGCAGGGTGCGGATGATTACCTCACCAAACCTTTTTCACTAGAGGAGCTAGTAGCTCGAGTCAGCGCATTAACTTGTCGATTAAATCCCATACCTGCTGCAAGGGCGCTCAGTGTGGGGGAGGCAGATAAACAGGTTACGCTCAATTACCAAAATCAAACGGTAACGCGTGGTGAGACTACACTCGTGTTACCGCCAATTTTGTTCAATATTCTTAAAATTTTGATGGAAAGTTACCCTAGAGCGGTATCTAAGAGTGAGCTTGTTGAGCGTATTTGGGGCGAGGAGGGCACTGACTCGGACTCTTTACGGTCACACATCTACCAATTACGCAAAGCGGTAGATAAGCCATTTCCAACTGCCATTATTAAAACGATTCACAGCGTTGGCTTAGTGCTGGATTTATAG